From the genome of Candidatus Methanomethylophilaceae archaeon:
GTTTTTATTGGGAACCATTCCCACAATGGACGAGAAACTATCGATAAATAAAGCACAGACGTGAATGATTAAGATCGGATCTTTATCCCTAAAACACGTCCGAGTGAACTCGAACCGTGAGCGCAGAATTGGGACAGGCCAGATCGAAGGCGAGAATGGCGGGAAGCGGCACCCTTCCGGAACCCGGACGGTGCTCCTCCTCCCCTTGAGGGAGGCTATCAGAAAGGGGGTTAAAAAGTTTGGCGGGGCGGGTCAGACGAGGGCCGGCCCCGACGGCCGCGCCCATACTGCGCGGGTTGGCGCGGAAGTAGCGGCGGAGGGTGGTGTCTATCGACGAGTGGCGCATCATCCTGCGGATGGTGTCGAGGTCCACCCCGGCGTCGCTCATGGTCGTCACTAAGAGGCGCCGAAGGCAGTGGGGGCTGAATGGCACCCCCGACCGCTCCGCCAGCCTCTCGAGAACAGTCTGGAGGGCCCTGGCCGACATGGGCCTACCGATGCTGCGCTTCCCGGTGCTGATTAGGAAGTGGCCGCTGGACCTGTCCCCGTACCTGCTCAGTATCCCCTCGTGGTACTCGAGGGCCTGCATGGAGCCGAGGTCGTACTCCCTGATGCCCTTCGGTCCCTCGTCTGCCAATAAAGGGTCCACGGGGTATGGCTGGGCAGAGACCATGCCTGAAAAAGAGAGCGAGAGCCGGGACCCCTTCGTTGGGCCCCGTTTTGGTTCTGGCCGGCGGGAATCCCGTCAGGCCGCGGAGCGGAACAGCCGGCCGTCGCCGTCTCCCGTGTACAGGTGGCCGGCGAAGGCCTTGGCGGTCCTCGGAAGCTCGTTCCCGCTCTCGTCGAAGAAGGCGAGCCCGTGGAACGCGCCGGGGCCGATCGACACGACCGAGCTCCCTATGGCCACCGAGGAAATGGAGCCGCAACCGTAGAACGCGCGGTCCCTGATGGTCTCCACCGAATCGGGGATGACAGCTTCCGCGAGCGACACGCAGAACAGGAACGCGCACTTGCCTATGGACACCGCGGAATCGGGGATTACCACGGATGCCAGGGAATCGCAACCGTAGAACGCGTATCCCCCGACTGACCTCAAAGAACCGCCGAAGTCGATGCTTTCCAGCGCCGAGCAGCGGGCGAACGCCTTCATGCCTATCCCGGAGACGCTTCCGAGATCCGCCGAGACCAGGGATCCGCATCCGCAGAAGGCCTTGGGGCCGATGTCGGAGACGGGATATTCCTTCCCGCCGTATGCTACCGAGGCCGGGACAGACAGGTGCGCCATCGGCTCGGAGTAGCCAATCAAGGTGGCATCCTCGTCGCCGGACCAGTCCACCTTGAAGACCAAGCCGCCGGAGACGAACTCGAAGCCGTCCGCCACGCGCTGGAGCACGCAGCAGCGCCCCTCGTATGCGTGCCCGCCCAGGCTGCCGGCCGAGCAGTCCAGGGCGTTCCCTCTCTCGTCGAGGAACCTGATCCCGTAGAACGCGTTCTCCCCGATGGATTCCACGGAGCCCGGTATATCTACGCTGGACAGCGCAGTGCAGCCGCTGAACGCGCTCTTCCCTATGGACACTGCCGAATCCGGGATGGTGACGGAGGCGAGGGAACCGCACCCGAAGAAAGCGTACGCACCTATCTCCCCGAGGGAACCGCCGAATCCGACGCTTTCCAGCGACCCGCAGCGGGCGAAGGCCTTCATCCCTATATCAGATACGCCGCCCAGATCGGCGGATATCAGCCCTGAGAGACCATAGAATGCCTTGGGGCCTATGCCGGAGACAGCGTAACTCTTGCCCCCGTAGGACACCTCCGCCGGGACCTCCAGGCGCGCCATAGGCTCTGTATAACCGGCCAGGACGGCATCCGCACCGCCGGAGGGATCCAGCATGAACACCAGTCCGTCCGAGACGAATTTGTCCGTCACACGTTTCAGCACGCCCCCATGCCCTTCGTAATAGAATCCGCTGAGCTTATCCGGAGTATTGGAGAGGACGCTCCCGTTCTCGTCCAGGAACCTGACCCCGTGGAACGCGTTTTCCCTGATCGTGTTGACGGAGCCAGGGATGTTTATTGATGCTAGGGAGCGGCAGTAGGCGAACGCATAATTCCCGATATACGTGACCGAATCGGGTATGGAGACGGAGGTGAGAGAGGTGCAGTACTCGAACGCATACATCCCGATGGTCGTGACCGAATCCGGGATGGTGACGGAGGTGAGGGAGGAGCAGCCGTAGAACACACCCCCGATGGTCGTGACCGAATTCGAGATGTCTATGGAAGCCAGGGAGCGGCAGTAGGAGAACGCGTAAGCCTTGATTTCCGTGACCGAATCCGGGATGGTGACGGAGGTGAGGGAGGTGCAGTACTCGAACGCAAATTCCCCGATATACGTGACCGAATCGGGTATGGTGATAGATGACAGGGAGGAGCAATTGGCGAACGCGTATCTCCATATCTCAGTAACCGAATCCGGGATGTCCACGGAGACGAGGGAGGAGCAGCCGGAGAACAAACCATTGATGGCCGTGACCGAGTCCGGGATGGTCACGCTGGTTAGCGCCTTGCAACCGCTGAACGCTCCTGACCCGATGTCCGTGACCGAGTCCGGGATGTCCACGGAGGTCAGAGAGTTGCAGTTCCAGAACGCCCTCGCCCCAATGGTCTTGACCGAGTCCGGGATTGTGACGGAGGCCAGGGATGTGCAGCCGGAGAACGCATTATTCCCGATGGACGTGACCGGGCCTTCGAAGCGGACAGACATTATCCCAAGGCCGCCCCATGGCCCGTAAGTACCATTATGATTTTTATAGTCATACATCCCGCCGCTGCCGGAGATAGTCAGGTTGCCGGCATCGTCGAGCTCCCACGTCAGATTGTCCCCGCATTTGCCGGATCCGGCCCCGTCCGAGCCGTCCGGCAATGCGGCAATGAGGAACGCCGCCGCGGCCAGGATCACAGCGGCGGCAGCGACCATGCGCCAGGCTCTCATTCCTTTGGATTCGCAGAAGTGTCCCATGGGATTCGCATCGTTCTGTGTATTTATAACCGCTCTGCCGAAGGATTGCTGCCGATCGCGGAGCTGAGCGCGCTCACCATTGCGCGGGAAGGCGGGAGCCCCGGCGGGCGGGGCGGAACAAAAGGAAAGGTGCCCGGGGCCCCGGAAGGCCCCGGCTGTTTTCAGGATGCGAGATGCAGCTTCGCGTCCGATCCGGAGAAGGCGTGCCCGGAAAGAGTTTCCGGGACCGGCTGGAGCCTGGACCCCCCGTCGTAGAACGCCAGGCCGAAGAAGGCGTAGGGCCCGACGGATCCGAGATCCCCGCCGAACGCGACCTCCTCCAGAGAGACGCAGTTCGCGAAGGCTTTCATGCCTACCGACCTCGCGTTGGTCAGGTCGGCCGATTTCAAGGTGGAGCATCCGTAGAACGCCTTGTCCGCTACAGCAGTGACCTTCAGGGCCCATCCCTTGTACGAAACTTCGCCGGGCAGAGAAGCCACAGCGCCGGAGAAGCCGACGGCGGTTACTTCGCGGGAGCCCGCGGAGGACACCGAATAATCGATCCCTCCGGCGGAGAACCGCTCGCCGTCCTCGATGTCCCCGGCCATGCGCAGGACCTTCCCGGAGCCGAAGTACGCATGCCCGCGGAGCTTCAGCGTCTGGTCCATGGCCTTGCCGTCCAGGTCCAGGAACGTCACGCCGTAGAAGGCGTTCGGGCCTATGTACACGAGGGACTTGGGCAGAGACACCATCTCCAGGGCCTTGCACCCGCTGAAGGCACTCCTACCAATCTTCCCGGCCCCGTCCTCCACCGTGACCTCCTTCAGGCCGGCGCAGCAGAAGAACGCGTATCCGCCGACCCTCTTGAGGGTCCCGGGTATGGAGTTGCTTGCGAGGGACTCGCAGTAGGAGAAAGATTTCAGCCCCACCGATTCCGCGGAGCCGAGATCTAAAGACTCCAGCGAGGCGCATCTGAAGAACGCGTAGTCTCCGACGGCCCTGACCGTGTCCGGCAGGGAGGCCGACCTCAGCCCTGAGCACCCGTAGAACGCCCTGTCCCCTACCGAGACGACCGCATACTCGAAGCCGAAATGCGTCACGGACCCGGGCACCGAGACGGCGGACGGGGAGCCTGCGTATCCCGCCAGGGAGACGGACGCTGGGCTCTGGGAGACCACCTCGTAGACGAGCCCGCCGGAGGTGAACCTACCCCCGACGTCCAACGGCTTCGGGTCGGCCATCCTTAGTACCCCGTCGCCGGATCCCTCGAAGAGGTGGCCGGATATGGCCTCGGGCGTTTGGTTGAG
Proteins encoded in this window:
- a CDS encoding site-specific integrase; protein product: MDPLLADEGPKGIREYDLGSMQALEYHEGILSRYGDRSSGHFLISTGKRSIGRPMSARALQTVLERLAERSGVPFSPHCLRRLLVTTMSDAGVDLDTIRRMMRHSSIDTTLRRYFRANPRSMGAAVGAGPRLTRPAKLFNPLSDSLPQGEEEHRPGSGRVPLPAILAFDLACPNSALTVRVHSDVF
- a CDS encoding leucine-rich repeat protein, producing IPGSVTTICEGVFYGCTSLASVNIPDSVTSIGHSAFHGCTSLASVNIPDSVTSIGKSAFTYCEALSSIAIPASVTVIDDWVFRGCSSLASVDIPDSVTSIGSRAFYGCTSLASVDIPDSVTSIGNWAFRECTSLDSIALPASVTAISDSAFCDCTSLASVDIPGSVTAISDSAFFGCTSLALIFIPGSVTTIGDWAFFRLTFLGTDGKALNQTPEAISGHLFEGSGDGVLRMADPKPLDVGGRFTSGGLVYEVVSQSPASVSLAGYAGSPSAVSVPGSVTHFGFEYAVVSVGDRAFYGCSGLRSASLPDTVRAVGDYAFFRCASLESLDLGSAESVGLKSFSYCESLASNSIPGTLKRVGGYAFFCCAGLKEVTVEDGAGKIGRSAFSGCKALEMVSLPKSLVYIGPNAFYGVTFLDLDGKAMDQTLKLRGHAYFGSGKVLRMAGDIEDGERFSAGGIDYSVSSAGSREVTAVGFSGAVASLPGEVSYKGWALKVTAVADKAFYGCSTLKSADLTNARSVGMKAFANCVSLEEVAFGGDLGSVGPYAFFGLAFYDGGSRLQPVPETLSGHAFSGSDAKLHLAS
- a CDS encoding leucine-rich repeat domain-containing protein gives rise to the protein MGHFCESKGMRAWRMVAAAAVILAAAAFLIAALPDGSDGAGSGKCGDNLTWELDDAGNLTISGSGGMYDYKNHNGTYGPWGGLGIMSVRFEGPVTSIGNNAFSGCTSLASVTIPDSVKTIGARAFWNCNSLTSVDIPDSVTDIGSGAFSGCKALTSVTIPDSVTAINGLFSGCSSLVSVDIPDSVTEIWRYAFANCSSLSSITIPDSVTYIGEFAFEYCTSLTSVTIPDSVTEIKAYAFSYCRSLASIDISNSVTTIGGVFYGCSSLTSVTIPDSVTTIGMYAFEYCTSLTSVSIPDSVTYIGNYAFAYCRSLASINIPGSVNTIRENAFHGVRFLDENGSVLSNTPDKLSGFYYEGHGGVLKRVTDKFVSDGLVFMLDPSGGADAVLAGYTEPMARLEVPAEVSYGGKSYAVSGIGPKAFYGLSGLISADLGGVSDIGMKAFARCGSLESVGFGGSLGEIGAYAFFGCGSLASVTIPDSAVSIGKSAFSGCTALSSVDIPGSVESIGENAFYGIRFLDERGNALDCSAGSLGGHAYEGRCCVLQRVADGFEFVSGGLVFKVDWSGDEDATLIGYSEPMAHLSVPASVAYGGKEYPVSDIGPKAFCGCGSLVSADLGSVSGIGMKAFARCSALESIDFGGSLRSVGGYAFYGCDSLASVVIPDSAVSIGKCAFLFCVSLAEAVIPDSVETIRDRAFYGCGSISSVAIGSSVVSIGPGAFHGLAFFDESGNELPRTAKAFAGHLYTGDGDGRLFRSAA